ATTAAAATATATAAAGTAAATCCCTATAACCAGTTTGAGACATTTACCTTAGAAGTTCACAGAATTATAGAAAAGGAAGGATTTGACGCATTTTATGTATTTGACTGCCTAAGTGATCTTCAGGCAGTATGGTCAACAGATTTAATGATGGGGAATTTCTTTAAGGTTACCTGCCCATTTCTGTTCCAGCTGGATACCGTAGCATATTTCCCTATTATTCGAGGAAGACATTCATATGACGCCATAGCAAAAATTCGTGAAACTACCCAGCTATTCCTGAATGTGTATTCCAATTCACCAGAAGAACTTTATGTTTCTCCTTTAAAGGTATGGAACAGATATTCACAAACCATGTTTTTGGGACATAAGTTCAACCCTCAAACCGGTTTCGTTAAAGTCCTTCAGGACGGCCAGGAAGTAAGCAAATACTATAAGACTATCAACGATTCAGACAAATATCAGAACGGACAGATTCTGGACAGCTGGGAAAGGTACATGCTTCAGGTCAGAATGAAGTATGAAGAAGGCGAAAATATCGATGACGAGTGCGACAAAATATGTGAGCTGATGATGACCAAAGACGAAAGGATGCTTTCCAAGATTAAGGAATATTTTACCTTTGAAGACTACATTACCATCTATGACCGTCGTGTGGGAAGCGGATTGGTCGGAGGTAAATCCTGCGGAATGCTGCTTGCAAGAAAAATAATCGAGAAAAACTGTCCGGAAATATACAACAATAGCTTTGAACCTGATGATTCATTCTATATAGGCTCTGATTTATTTTACACTTATATCGTTTCTAATGACCTCTGGGATTTACGAGTAAAACAGAGAACACCCGAAGGTTATTATGAATATGGAAAAAAACTGGAAGATGCTCTTAAAAATGGAACATTTTCTGATGAAATAAAAAAAGAATTCATACACATATTGGACTATTTCGGACAGAATCCTATCATTGTGCGCTCAAGCAGTTTTCTTGAAGACGGATACGGAAATGCATTTGCAGGTAAATACGAATCAGTATTCTGCGCAAATAGAGGAAGTCTTGAAGAACGTTTAGATGCATTTGAAGAAGCTGTAAAAATTGTATATTCCAGTACCATGAATATTTCAGCTTTGGAATACCGGAAATTAAACGATTTGGACGATACTGATGAACAAATGGGTCTTTTAGTTCAAAGGGTTTCAGGATCATATTATGGAGACTATTTATTCCCTACCGCCGCAGGAGTAGGTTTTTCATACAGTCCATATTCTCCGCTTCCAGACATGGACAACAGCAAGGGAATGTTAAGACTTGTAATGGGTCTCGGTACAAAGGCTGTTGACCGGACCAAAAAGGATTATCCCAGAATAATCAATCTTGACAAACCGGAAGTAACTCTAACAAAAGATATTAAAGAAAAACACAGATATTCCCAGCATTATCTTGATGTTATTGACCTTAAAAATATCAATCAGCACGACATCCCCGTTGATGACGGTTTGAAGATAATTCCAAGATATGCTAAAAAAGTTCTGGTTGAGCATGACAGAGAAGCAGAAAGGATGTTTCGTGACAGAGGACAACGCCGTGAAATTGTATTTGTAAACTGTGAAGGAATTGTAAAAAATCACGAATTCATTGAGGTAATGAAAGAAATTTTAAGCACATTGGAAACCGCATATGACTATCCTGTCGACATTGAATATACAGTTAATATCGGAGAGGACAATTCCTTTAACATAAACCTGCTGCAATGCCGCCCTCTTCAAGTATCAACAAATAACGAATCAATAGAAATGCCTGAAGACAAAAATGTTTTCTTCCATATTAAAGAATCCTCAATGGGAATGTCCCGAAAAAATAAAATAGACACCATATGCTATGTCGACCCCCATAAGTATTATGAGTATCCATATGCTCAAAAAAGTTCAATATCCCGTGTGATAAGTGACGTGAATACCTACTGTAAAAACAATGACAAAACAGCAATTTTAATAGTTCCCGGAAGAATCGGTACATCTTCACCTGAATTAGGTATTCCAGTAGTATTTGCAGACATAAGTCATTTCACAGCAATTCTAGAGGAATCATATAGCGAAGTCGGATACATGCCAGAATTATCATTTGGAAGCCATATGTTCCAGGATTTGGTAGAAGCGGAAATATACTATGGTGCACTGTTTGAAAATGAGAAAAAAATAGAATTCAACAGAGACATGGTATTTGAGCGTCAAAACATCCTAAAGGACATCAATCCTAATTTAAATGAGGAAGTATATCAGATGATACAAGTCATAGACTTCGATGAAAATAAAGCGGAACTATACCATGACATGAACAAAGACGAAACACTGTGTATTTTCAAATAATCAGGCCATGATTAAAACACGATTATAATGGAAATTATTTCATTATTAGGGCAGGCGGGTGGGACATATGCCTTTTTATTTGATAATTCTTTTAAACAAAAAAGATTTTTCAAATAACGAAAACGTATGACAAAATCTTTGATGTGATTAACGGCCCTATTGAAATTTTTACAATAGGGCTGTTTCACATGTTTTTTAAGCTATTTTATTTTAATATAAAACCAACATCAAAACCATTTAAAAAAAACAAATTATTGAAAATTCATATATCTTCGATTGGAAAAGATTGATGAAATAAATAACCCACACCAATATATGAAATTAATAATGATTTAAATTAAAAATTTTAATTAAAAATACAATTTAATGTTACTCAGATTTAATTTAAATTAGGTTTCAAAATTAGCAGTACCAAGACCAAGTATAACCTGCTTACAATGATGTTTAAAAAAAATAATGGAGACACAAATTAAATTTACCCCATCGTAATTTTAACAGGACCAAATTTTGAATTTTAACAATTTTTTGATTTTTATCCCTTAAAAAGAAAAAAAGGAGAAAAATACTTGTTTAATATTTAAAACAAGTACTAGTCTTTTTAGAATAACAGTTATTGCAACTTTGACAAATTGCAACCCCTTCACCATTAGCTTTCCAGTCAGCCAAAAAGTCAGCCTGTGCTACAAAAGGTTTAGACATTGAAACAAACTCTACTTTTGAGTTATTAAGCACATCATTGATTTTAGACATTTCCCTTAAAGATCCTCCCAATACGACAGGAATATCAACAGCATCAATTAAATCATCGACATATATCAAAAATGGATGTTTAACACCTTTATCATAAATCTGTGAAATTGTACGTGCGGTTAACTGGATGCTATCTGCACCTGCCTTTTCAAGTTCACATGCAATAGCTATACTTTCATCAGCTGTAATTCCGCCTTTTCTAACATCCCACGGATTGATTCTGCAGCTTACATGCATATCCATTGTCTTTTTAATGACCTTGATAATTTCAGCAGAAATTCTAACACGATTTTCAGTATTTCCCCCATATTTATCGGTTCTTTGATTGAAATAAGGGTTCATAAAACGAGCTAAGTAAAAATTATTTCCCATATTTATTTGAATTCCGTCAAATCCTGCAAATGAGAATTTTTTAGCAGCCATTATTACTTCTGCCTGCAATTTTCTGATTCCATCCTGAGATATATCATTAGCCTCCACCTTTTGGTTTTCACCATCATCATAGTAGAAAAATGCCAGTTGACCTAAAATTGGAACATCATGATTGTGTGCAATATCAGTAACCATCTTATAATCCTTAATAAAACCTCTGTAATTCAAACTTGTTGAATAAGGGAAAAATCTGTCTTTATGGTCAAGGGCAAATATCTCAGATACAATTAAACCTGTGCCGCTACCTGCTATTTTTTCATATCTGTCAAATATTGCAGGGGTTAAAAATCCGCCTTCTTCTGTTTCTGTTTCCCAAGTACCTGTTCTGACTATGCGGCTATTAAGTTTTAAATCTCCAAATTGACATTCATCAAAAATATCCTTCATAAAAAAACACTCTCACAAAAAAAGAATTGAAAAAAATAGAATTAAAAAAAAAGAATTTGGGTAATCTATTTGATTACCATTAAAATATCGCCATTACTTACTGCGTCACCTTCTTCAATAAAGATTTCCTCAACAACACCGTCAACTTCGGATTGAATGTCATTTTCCATCTTCATAGCTTCAATAACACAGATTGTAGAACCTTTTTCAACTTTATCTCCAACATTTACGTTGAGTTTGATTATCATACCCTGCATTGTAGAGATAACTCCGCCTTCAATTTCTCCAACAGGTTTGGCTGGTCCGCTTTCGCCTTCGCCAATTTCCATGAATCCTGTAGGCATGATTTTAACTTCAAAGACATCTCCATCAACTTCAACATTATATTCTGTTGGAATTCCGATAGCTTCGTTTTCATCGAGAGATACTGGGGGTTTGAGAGGTTCTTCCACACCTTCACCTTTAAGGAATTTAGGAGCGATTGGTGGGTATAATGCATAGGTCAATGCATCTTCATCAGATTTGACAAATCCTTCTGATTCACCTTCTGTTTTATATTTGTCAAATTCAGGTTCAAGTAAATCTGCAGGCCTGCATGTGATTACTTCATCATCACCAATGACCCTTTTAGCAACTTCCGGATTTACAGGTGCAGGAGGTTTACCGTACATTCCTTTCATGTATTCTTTTACTTCATTGGACACAGTTTTATACCTTTCTCCACCTAACACGTTCATTACTGATTGAATACCAACAATCTGACTTGTTGGAGTTACGAGTGGTGGATATCCCATATCTTTTCTTACACGAGGCATTTCATCCAATACATCACTGTATCTGTCAAGAGCATTTTGCTCTTTGAGTTGAGATATGAGGTTTGAAAGCATTCCTCCAGGAATTTGGTATAACAATACATCCGCATCAATACTTTCAGAAATCGGATCAAGGATTCCTGCATATTTCAATTTGATATCATCAAAGTATTTTTTAATATGAGACAATAATTTTAAATCAAGACCAGTGTCATAAGGAGTTCCTTGAAGAGCGGCAACAAGACTTTCTGTTGGAGGCTGACTTGTTCCCCATGCAAGAGGTGAAATTGCTGTATCCAAAACATCAACGCCTGCCTGACATGCAGCATAATAACTGATTGGAGTCATACCACTGGTACAATGACTGTGCAAATCTACAAGCAAATCAGTTTCTTCTTTAAGTTTTGATACCAATTCATAAGCTGCAGTCGGAGTGATTAAACCGGCCATATCCTTAATAGCTACTGAATCACAGTCAAGTGCTTCCAAATCTTTTGCCAGACTGACGAAGTCATCGATTGTGTGTACCGGACTTATGGTATAACTTATAGTACCCTGAACATGTGCCCCTTGGTCTTTAGCAACTTTAATTGCTTTTTCCATGTTCCTAATATCGTTTAAAGCATCAAAAATCCTAAATATGTCAACCCCGTTTTCATATGATTTTTCTACAAATTTGGTAACAACATCATCAGGATAATGTTTATAACCAACAAGGTTTTGTCCCCTTAAAAGCATTTGAATAGGAGTTTTGTTAAATTCAGATTTTAATTGCCTTAATCTTTCCCATGGATCTTCGTTCAAATATCTAATACAAGTATCAAAAGTAGCTCCACCCCAAGCTTCAACAGAGAAATATCCTACATTATCCATCTCCTCAGCAATAGGAATCATATCTCTTGTTCTCATTCTAGTTGCAAGCAAAGATTGGTGAGCATCACGAAGTGCTGTTTCTGTAAATCTTACTTTTGCCATTAATATTACACCTCTTTTAAATTCGATTTATAAATAATCTTAAAATATCCAACTATACTATATGTTTTTTGTATTATATAAATTAATTATATAAAAAACTTAAAATGTGAAAAAAATAGTGTTTTAAAAAAAAAGTAAAGATTGAAAAATTATCTTTCCAATTCGCCGGAAATGAATTTTTCAACATTTTCATATGCTTCATCATCAGTGTATTGTACTGGAGGGTGTTTCATGGTGTATGAAGAAATAGAAGTTAATTGTCCACCAATACCTCTTTCCAAACCAATTTTACAGCATCTTACAGCATCAATAACACATCCTGCAGAGTTTGGAGAGTCTTCAACACTTAATCTGAGTTCAATGTTCATTGGAACATCCCCAAATGTACGGCCTTCCATCCTGAGGAAGCATAATTTATTATCATTTTGCCATGGGACATAATCACTAGGACCAATGTGAATATCTCTGTCATCCATTCTTTGAGTTAAAACAGACTGAACCGCTTCGGTTTTAGATTCTTTTTTAGAGTCCAATCTTTCACGATTGAGCATGTTTAAAAAGTCAGTGTTACCACCAGTATTGATTTGATAGGTTTTATCTAATTTTACACCCCTATCCATGAATAAGCTAGCTAGTGTTCTGTGAGTGATAGTAGCACCAATTTGAGCTTTAATATCGTCACCAACAATAGGAATACCTTTTTCTCTGAATTTAGCATCCCATTCATCATCACTTACTATAAATACAGGCATACAGTTTACATATGCAATTCCTGCATCAAGAGCACATTGAGCATAATATCTTGCGGCCTCTTCAGAACCTACAGGCAAATAGTTTACCAAAATTTCAGCACCGCTTTGCTTTAAAACGCTTACGACATCAACAGGCTCTGCGTCACTTACAACAAAAGTATATTCATCATCATAATTAGACATGTGGTCAGCAACACCATCTAAAACATGTCCCATACTTACTTTAACATCATATTTAGGAATATCCTCTTGGAAAACAGTTGTACAATTAGGTTTTGCAAAAATTGCTTCATCTATAGTTTTTCCAACTTTCCTTGCATCAACATCAAAAGCTGCAACAACATCAATATCGCTTGGTTTGTATCCTCCAATTTCCCAATGCATGAGCCCTATTGCATCTTCTGGATTTTTACCATCATAATAATGAATTCCTTGAATAAGTGAACTTGCACAGTTACCTATTCCAACAATAGCTATTTTAATTTTCTCCAAATTTAACACCAGCTAACAATTTTTATTAGTAATAATTTTAATAAATAAAATACTAATATTATGTTATATAATATACTTTATAAAATTATGCTTTGTATAGTAATACTTTAATAATATTAAAACTTATAGAAAAATGATTTGAGGAAAGTATAATGAATCCATATATTGAAATATTAAGACCAGGAAATGCTCTAATGGGTGCGATTATTGTGGTTTTAGTTGCAATAATCGACAGAAGTTTTACTTTACCCACCATACTTGCAATGTTGGCCGTGTTTTTTGAAACTGCCGCTGGAAACGTGATTAATGATTATTTCGACTATCAAATTGATTTAATCAACAAGCCGGAAAGGCCAATTCCCTCTGGAAGAATATCATTAAATGCCGGGAAAAACTATGGATACCTATTGTTTTTGCTTGGAACAATCTGCGGATTATTAATCAGCTTATTGACAGGCAATTGGATCCCTTTTATCATTGTATTAATTGCCGATGTTGTTCTTTACTTATATGCATATAAACTAAAAGCAACTCCATTGATTGGAAATCTTGCAGTAGGATTCATGACAGGTTTCGGTTTCGTATTCGCAGGATTCTCTCTAAACAACCCAAATATCATCATGATTTCAATGTATCTGGGTTTCTTTGCATTCGTAATGACAACCGCACGCGAACTTGTAAAGGACATAGAGGATATGGAAGGAGACAAGGCAGAAGGTGCCAGAACACTGCCTATTCTATATGGAGAAAAAATAACTGCAATATTAGCATCCATACTTATAATTGTTGACTGTGCATTATGCCCCTTATTATACTACATTAACATTTTCGGTTTTTATTATTTAATGGTAATAGCAGTTGCAGTGATATTATTTATCTACT
This region of uncultured Methanobrevibacter sp. genomic DNA includes:
- a CDS encoding UbiA family prenyltransferase, translating into MNPYIEILRPGNALMGAIIVVLVAIIDRSFTLPTILAMLAVFFETAAGNVINDYFDYQIDLINKPERPIPSGRISLNAGKNYGYLLFLLGTICGLLISLLTGNWIPFIIVLIADVVLYLYAYKLKATPLIGNLAVGFMTGFGFVFAGFSLNNPNIIMISMYLGFFAFVMTTARELVKDIEDMEGDKAEGARTLPILYGEKITAILASILIIVDCALCPLLYYINIFGFYYLMVIAVAVILFIYSAILIIRNQDRTTAAKVSKYLKIGMLIAFVAFIFGSF
- a CDS encoding PEP/pyruvate-binding domain-containing protein, encoding MAAFERIKSGIPGLDEALDNIRLGDNVVWNVTNLNEFSYFVNPYVRQAKEDNRNLIYIRFANHPPLIEMTEEDFKLLEIEQENPDTEFCMIERDGIKIYKVNPYNQFETFTLEVHRIIEKEGFDAFYVFDCLSDLQAVWSTDLMMGNFFKVTCPFLFQLDTVAYFPIIRGRHSYDAIAKIRETTQLFLNVYSNSPEELYVSPLKVWNRYSQTMFLGHKFNPQTGFVKVLQDGQEVSKYYKTINDSDKYQNGQILDSWERYMLQVRMKYEEGENIDDECDKICELMMTKDERMLSKIKEYFTFEDYITIYDRRVGSGLVGGKSCGMLLARKIIEKNCPEIYNNSFEPDDSFYIGSDLFYTYIVSNDLWDLRVKQRTPEGYYEYGKKLEDALKNGTFSDEIKKEFIHILDYFGQNPIIVRSSSFLEDGYGNAFAGKYESVFCANRGSLEERLDAFEEAVKIVYSSTMNISALEYRKLNDLDDTDEQMGLLVQRVSGSYYGDYLFPTAAGVGFSYSPYSPLPDMDNSKGMLRLVMGLGTKAVDRTKKDYPRIINLDKPEVTLTKDIKEKHRYSQHYLDVIDLKNINQHDIPVDDGLKIIPRYAKKVLVEHDREAERMFRDRGQRREIVFVNCEGIVKNHEFIEVMKEILSTLETAYDYPVDIEYTVNIGEDNSFNINLLQCRPLQVSTNNESIEMPEDKNVFFHIKESSMGMSRKNKIDTICYVDPHKYYEYPYAQKSSISRVISDVNTYCKNNDKTAILIVPGRIGTSSPELGIPVVFADISHFTAILEESYSEVGYMPELSFGSHMFQDLVEAEIYYGALFENEKKIEFNRDMVFERQNILKDINPNLNEEVYQMIQVIDFDENKAELYHDMNKDETLCIFK
- a CDS encoding inositol-3-phosphate synthase — translated: MEKIKIAIVGIGNCASSLIQGIHYYDGKNPEDAIGLMHWEIGGYKPSDIDVVAAFDVDARKVGKTIDEAIFAKPNCTTVFQEDIPKYDVKVSMGHVLDGVADHMSNYDDEYTFVVSDAEPVDVVSVLKQSGAEILVNYLPVGSEEAARYYAQCALDAGIAYVNCMPVFIVSDDEWDAKFREKGIPIVGDDIKAQIGATITHRTLASLFMDRGVKLDKTYQINTGGNTDFLNMLNRERLDSKKESKTEAVQSVLTQRMDDRDIHIGPSDYVPWQNDNKLCFLRMEGRTFGDVPMNIELRLSVEDSPNSAGCVIDAVRCCKIGLERGIGGQLTSISSYTMKHPPVQYTDDEAYENVEKFISGELER
- the oadA gene encoding sodium-extruding oxaloacetate decarboxylase subunit alpha gives rise to the protein MAKVRFTETALRDAHQSLLATRMRTRDMIPIAEEMDNVGYFSVEAWGGATFDTCIRYLNEDPWERLRQLKSEFNKTPIQMLLRGQNLVGYKHYPDDVVTKFVEKSYENGVDIFRIFDALNDIRNMEKAIKVAKDQGAHVQGTISYTISPVHTIDDFVSLAKDLEALDCDSVAIKDMAGLITPTAAYELVSKLKEETDLLVDLHSHCTSGMTPISYYAACQAGVDVLDTAISPLAWGTSQPPTESLVAALQGTPYDTGLDLKLLSHIKKYFDDIKLKYAGILDPISESIDADVLLYQIPGGMLSNLISQLKEQNALDRYSDVLDEMPRVRKDMGYPPLVTPTSQIVGIQSVMNVLGGERYKTVSNEVKEYMKGMYGKPPAPVNPEVAKRVIGDDEVITCRPADLLEPEFDKYKTEGESEGFVKSDEDALTYALYPPIAPKFLKGEGVEEPLKPPVSLDENEAIGIPTEYNVEVDGDVFEVKIMPTGFMEIGEGESGPAKPVGEIEGGVISTMQGMIIKLNVNVGDKVEKGSTICVIEAMKMENDIQSEVDGVVEEIFIEEGDAVSNGDILMVIK
- a CDS encoding NADH-dependent flavin oxidoreductase, which translates into the protein MKDIFDECQFGDLKLNSRIVRTGTWETETEEGGFLTPAIFDRYEKIAGSGTGLIVSEIFALDHKDRFFPYSTSLNYRGFIKDYKMVTDIAHNHDVPILGQLAFFYYDDGENQKVEANDISQDGIRKLQAEVIMAAKKFSFAGFDGIQINMGNNFYLARFMNPYFNQRTDKYGGNTENRVRISAEIIKVIKKTMDMHVSCRINPWDVRKGGITADESIAIACELEKAGADSIQLTARTISQIYDKGVKHPFLIYVDDLIDAVDIPVVLGGSLREMSKINDVLNNSKVEFVSMSKPFVAQADFLADWKANGEGVAICQSCNNCYSKKTSTCFKY